Proteins found in one Dermacentor silvarum isolate Dsil-2018 chromosome 8, BIME_Dsil_1.4, whole genome shotgun sequence genomic segment:
- the LOC119462829 gene encoding uncharacterized protein LOC119462829: MSSVNTLSLLALALVQLCVLSALEDTSTEKNDVLTEKTDAFEILAAVTYAMAIKDTNTNPSFKCLTAKRILFDPSGPSATYEWSLNAGDGQPRKQATFYFTPSDAPDTATVVVNSDTSSRQTVRYPYTDYTTCGIMEVNYEGHHCTLWVKNATAPIPEECHQQHTKICGEGVSLYDKDTCSKVTE, from the exons ATGTCATCGGTGAACACGCTTTCACTCCTCGCCCTGGCCTTGGTCCAACTCTGCGTGCTGTCTGCACTGGAGGACACGTCTACAGAGAAAAACGATGTCTTGACGGAGAAGACCGACGCGTTCGAG ATTTTGGCTGCCGTTACCTACGCCATGGCTATCAAAGACACGAATACCAACCCGTCGTTCAAGTGCCTGACGGCGAAACGCATCCTGTTCGACCCTAGTGGTCCGTCGGCCACGTACGAGTGGTCACTGAACGCAGGTGATGGACAGCCAAG GAAGCAAGCAACGTTTTACTTCACACCAAGTGATGCCCCCGACACTGCTACTGTCGTGGTGAACTCAG acaCCAGCAGTCGGCAGACTGTTCGATATCCCTACACTGACTACACGACGTGCGGAATTATGGAAGTCAACTACGAAGGACATC ATTGCACACTGTGGGTAAAAAACGCGACGGCTCCGATTCCGGAAGAATGTCACCAACAGCATACCAAGATCTGCGGAGAAGGCGTTTCTCTCTACGACAAAGATACCTGCAGCAAGGTCACCGAATAA